A region of Deltaproteobacteria bacterium DNA encodes the following proteins:
- a CDS encoding flagellar motor protein, producing MDILTIIGIALGIAAIVGGQILEGGELSSIIQLTAAIIVFGGTIGAVLVNYPLSVVSLAISLLRRAIFNDKNSAKKIMEQIIQFAWLTRREGLLILENKIKEIENPFFRKGVQLAVDGKAPDEIRGILEIDMVQDEDRKLLSAKVFESAGGYAPTIGILGAVLGLIHVMENLAEPAKLGEGIAVAFVATVYGVGSANLFWLPVAGKLKVKIKEENLQKELIKEGLASLASGENPVIIRERLEGFLKEGERSRR from the coding sequence ATGGATATCTTAACTATCATAGGCATTGCGCTTGGCATTGCAGCCATTGTTGGTGGACAGATTCTTGAAGGGGGCGAGTTATCCTCCATAATTCAACTTACTGCGGCAATAATTGTATTCGGAGGGACTATTGGCGCTGTCCTTGTCAACTACCCCCTGTCAGTAGTCAGTTTAGCCATAAGTTTACTAAGGCGGGCAATATTTAATGATAAAAACAGCGCCAAAAAGATAATGGAACAGATAATTCAGTTCGCATGGCTTACAAGGAGAGAAGGACTGTTAATACTGGAAAATAAGATTAAAGAGATTGAAAACCCATTCTTTAGGAAGGGTGTCCAGTTAGCGGTTGACGGCAAGGCGCCTGATGAAATCAGAGGGATTCTTGAGATAGATATGGTTCAGGATGAAGATAGAAAACTTCTGTCTGCAAAGGTCTTTGAATCCGCAGGCGGGTATGCGCCTACAATAGGCATATTGGGTGCTGTGCTTGGGCTCATCCATGTTATGGAAAACCTTGCTGAACCTGCAAAACTTGGTGAGGGCATAGCAGTAGCATTTGTTGCAACTGTTTATGGTGTTGGTTCTGCAAATCTGTTCTGGCTTCCTGTTGCAGGAAAATTAAAGGTGAAAATCAAGGAGGAAAATCTTCAGAAGGAGTTAATAAAAGAGGGGCTTGCCTCTCTGGCATCAGGAGAAAACCCTGTGATAATAAGGGAAAGGCTTGAGGGATTTCTGAAAGAAGGTGAAAGAAGCAGGAGATGA